One genomic region from Chlamydia poikilotherma encodes:
- a CDS encoding D-alanyl-D-alanine carboxypeptidase family protein encodes MIRVFFRSGLIGFFAGIFMIPSYADISFPEIRGNALAIIQSETGKVLYAKDIDKRIYPASMTKIATALFILRKHPDILNRFITVKQDAIASITPQAKKQSGYRSPPHWLETDGVTIQLQNKEEVSGWDLFHALLICSANDAANTLAMACSGSVTEFMKQLNSFLNEIGCSHTHFNNPHGLHHPNHYTTARDLTSIMREGLKEPLFRQVIRTTNYKMAATNLSQERVLNLTNKLILPGSTYYYPPALGGKTGTTKDAGKNLIFAAKKHGRSIITIAAGYPAMGELYEDVIALCEGIFNEPALRRYLIPPTEKYALRLGLLGKISVPLPNGIYYDFYASEGEEPRTISFVPHATKLPIQKGDLLGHWVFRNLSGEKVRAEPLYAPDTIHPSIVQKICLYAKRIVTSYRTYIILTLVLLYYRKTRVHRRKSSRYYL; translated from the coding sequence ATGATAAGAGTTTTTTTTAGATCTGGACTGATTGGTTTTTTTGCAGGCATCTTTATGATCCCTTCTTATGCGGATATATCTTTTCCTGAAATACGAGGAAATGCCCTAGCTATCATTCAATCTGAAACTGGTAAGGTACTTTATGCTAAAGACATAGACAAAAGAATTTATCCTGCAAGCATGACAAAGATTGCCACAGCGCTATTTATCTTAAGAAAACATCCCGATATTCTGAATCGCTTCATTACTGTAAAACAAGATGCTATTGCTTCAATTACCCCTCAGGCTAAAAAACAATCGGGCTATCGCAGCCCACCACATTGGCTAGAAACTGACGGTGTGACAATACAACTGCAAAATAAAGAAGAGGTGTCGGGATGGGACCTATTTCACGCCTTGCTAATCTGTTCGGCTAACGACGCTGCTAATACTCTCGCGATGGCCTGCTCGGGGTCTGTAACCGAATTTATGAAGCAATTAAATAGCTTCCTGAATGAGATAGGCTGCTCACATACGCATTTTAATAACCCTCATGGCTTGCATCACCCTAATCACTACACAACAGCTCGCGATTTAACCTCTATTATGCGTGAGGGTCTAAAAGAACCTTTATTTCGTCAGGTTATTCGCACTACCAATTATAAAATGGCCGCGACAAACTTGAGCCAAGAGAGAGTCTTAAATCTTACAAATAAACTTATTCTTCCCGGATCTACCTATTACTATCCTCCTGCATTAGGTGGAAAAACAGGGACAACAAAAGATGCGGGGAAAAATCTTATCTTTGCAGCGAAAAAACATGGCCGCTCTATTATTACTATAGCCGCCGGTTATCCTGCTATGGGGGAGCTTTATGAAGATGTTATAGCTTTATGTGAGGGGATTTTCAATGAACCTGCTTTACGAAGATATCTCATCCCCCCGACAGAAAAATATGCCTTGCGTTTGGGACTTTTAGGGAAAATTTCTGTTCCTTTACCTAATGGTATCTATTATGATTTCTATGCTTCTGAGGGAGAAGAGCCCCGAACAATTTCTTTTGTTCCTCATGCAACAAAGCTTCCTATTCAAAAGGGGGATCTTCTTGGTCATTGGGTATTTCGCAATCTCTCTGGTGAGAAGGTTCGTGCTGAACCCCTTTATGCTCCAGATACGATTCATCCTTCTATCGTCCAAAAAATTTGTTTGTATGCTAAGCGTATTGTCACTTCATACAGAACATACATTATTTTAACATTAGTACTTCTATATTATAGGAAAACACGCGTACATCGCAGGAAATCATCTCGATATTACCTATGA
- a CDS encoding ATP-binding protein, translating into MTSSDGEAVFPALLSELHNMLDFVKGTGQLKTFPKEKLLKLELACEELLVNIISYAYQEATSPGNIIICCDGDKEALQVTIKDNGPSFNPLTASIDIQNQLPLDERKLGGLGIFLAKNSVDEFQYERHGDSNIVHLKIHNN; encoded by the coding sequence ATGACCTCTTCTGATGGAGAAGCAGTCTTTCCGGCACTCCTTAGTGAACTTCACAATATGCTAGACTTCGTCAAAGGGACAGGACAGCTAAAAACATTCCCGAAAGAGAAATTATTAAAGCTAGAGCTTGCCTGTGAAGAGCTACTCGTCAATATTATTTCCTATGCATATCAAGAAGCGACATCTCCTGGAAACATAATCATTTGTTGTGATGGAGATAAAGAAGCTTTGCAAGTAACTATCAAAGATAATGGACCGTCTTTCAATCCTTTAACTGCATCTATCGATATTCAAAATCAACTTCCTTTAGATGAGAGAAAGCTTGGTGGATTAGGAATTTTCTTAGCAAAAAACTCTGTAGATGAATTTCAGTATGAAAGACACGGAGACTCTAATATCGTACATTTAAAAATCCATAATAATTGA
- the lptE gene encoding LPS assembly lipoprotein LptE, with protein MHTLVFALFFCLSSLGLSSCSGYTIINSSATLSNLGCSIRSEGIYLSPIDKDSLGQLTSALIYELGKRSLSVRNGESCARYLLKVQLLNEVDENTGFTYPPNKIDDKTPRHFIVSSEGRLSISAKIQLIDRHSGKVVIDDCVSRRSVSFDFEPDLGMVNAQQFALGQFEMHNEAIKSAWRVLYAHLAETIVQQVYYDLF; from the coding sequence ATGCATACACTAGTTTTTGCCTTGTTTTTTTGTTTGTCCAGCTTGGGACTGTCTTCTTGCAGTGGATATACTATCATAAATTCGTCAGCAACTTTATCAAATTTAGGCTGCTCGATACGTTCTGAAGGCATTTATCTCTCTCCTATTGATAAGGATTCCCTAGGTCAATTGACATCAGCTCTCATCTATGAATTAGGAAAACGTTCTCTTTCTGTCCGCAATGGTGAAAGCTGCGCTCGTTATCTTCTCAAGGTACAACTTTTGAATGAAGTTGACGAGAATACAGGTTTTACGTATCCCCCAAATAAAATTGATGATAAGACCCCGAGACATTTTATTGTCTCTAGTGAGGGGCGTTTATCTATATCTGCGAAAATACAACTTATTGACAGACATTCGGGGAAAGTCGTAATCGATGACTGTGTATCAAGAAGATCAGTCTCCTTTGATTTTGAACCTGATTTAGGCATGGTGAACGCTCAACAATTTGCTTTAGGTCAATTTGAAATGCATAATGAGGCTATTAAGAGCGCCTGGCGTGTGTTATACGCTCATTTAGCCGAGACTATTGTTCAACAGGTATATTATGACCTCTTCTGA
- a CDS encoding tetratricopeptide repeat protein: MKSVLQFVVLLLLLCSGCHARPISFEPFSGKLSPQKFVPKHSPEEYILEGKNYLERQSYRKALLCFGMVTHHFPKDPLYTEALYLTGVCYFKNGQPDLAEKAFATYMQLPEANYSEELFLMKYSIAKSFTQGKRKRVFLLEGFPKLANADADALRIYDEILTAFPNKDLGAQALYLKGDLLVIKKDFSEAIKTFKKLTLQFAPHSLSPKSFVRLSEIYLMQAQKEPHNVQYLNLAKINEEAIKKQHPNHPLTHVVSSNVRSMCERYASGLYATGRFYEKKKKPHAASIYYTTAIDNYPESSLVAKCHKRLNRIAKHSS; encoded by the coding sequence ATGAAATCTGTTTTACAGTTTGTTGTTTTATTACTACTTTTGTGTTCTGGATGCCACGCCAGGCCGATTTCTTTTGAACCTTTTTCTGGGAAACTATCTCCTCAAAAGTTTGTACCTAAACACTCTCCGGAAGAATATATTTTGGAAGGGAAGAACTATTTAGAACGACAGAGTTATCGTAAAGCCTTACTTTGTTTTGGTATGGTTACTCATCATTTTCCAAAAGATCCTTTATATACTGAAGCTTTGTACTTAACTGGAGTATGTTATTTCAAAAATGGTCAACCAGATTTAGCTGAAAAAGCTTTTGCAACTTATATGCAACTTCCTGAAGCTAATTATTCTGAAGAATTGTTTTTGATGAAATATTCTATAGCAAAGAGCTTCACTCAAGGGAAACGCAAACGTGTGTTCCTTTTAGAAGGATTCCCTAAACTCGCTAATGCTGATGCTGATGCCTTACGTATTTATGATGAAATACTCACAGCTTTTCCTAATAAAGACTTAGGAGCTCAAGCTTTGTATCTTAAGGGTGATTTACTCGTTATCAAAAAAGATTTTTCTGAAGCCATTAAAACTTTTAAAAAATTAACACTACAATTTGCTCCCCACTCATTGTCTCCAAAATCCTTTGTTCGTCTTTCAGAAATTTATCTTATGCAAGCACAAAAAGAGCCTCATAATGTGCAATATTTAAATTTGGCAAAGATCAATGAAGAGGCTATCAAAAAGCAACATCCCAACCACCCTTTAACTCATGTTGTTTCTTCAAACGTACGCTCTATGTGTGAACGTTATGCTTCAGGGCTCTATGCTACTGGACGTTTTTATGAAAAGAAAAAGAAACCTCATGCTGCGAGTATCTATTATACCACAGCTATTGATAACTATCCTGAGTCATCTTTAGTAGCTAAGTGTCATAAACGACTAAATAGAATAGCAAAACATTCTTCTTAG
- the dnaE gene encoding DNA polymerase III subunit alpha produces MTWIPLHCHSQYSILDATSSIKSFVAKAKEYQIPSLALTDHGNLYGAIEFYKECQQNDIKPIIGCEIYVAPTSRFDKKKEKKSRVANHLILLCKNEQGYRNLCLLSSLAFTEGFYYFPRIDRELLSQHSEGLICLSACLSGSVAQAALDSEEALEKDLRWYQNLFGDDFYSEIQLHKMSEEKIVSLGEEWLKHEYHQFIEAQVKVNQAVLKTSRDLGIRSVATNDIHYIHPNDWLAHEILLNVQLGETIRIAKQNTYIPNPKRKTFRSREYYFKSPEEMAILFADHPETISNTLEVADKCNLELNLSNKHYPIYVPEFLKEKQTYTEAERYEASSAFLRELCEQGLSTKYTLEQLSHISKKFPDRDPLELVKERLEMEMSIIIPKGMCDYLLIVWDIIRWAKDNGIPVGPGRGSGAGSVMLFLLGITEIEPIRFDLFFERFINPERLSYPDIDIDICMAGRERVISYAIERHGKDNVAQIITFGTMKAKMAVKDVGRTLDVSLSKVNHIAKHIPELNTTLAKALETDPHLNELYTNDSEAAQVIDMAMHLEGSIRNTGVHAAGVIICGDRLTNHIPICISKDSTMITTQFSMKPLESVGMLKVDFLGLKTLTSIHIAIHAIQKKTGKLLEMASLPLDDKTTFALLHQGKTMGIFQMESKGMQELAKNLRPDSFEEIIAIGALYRPGPMDMIPSFINRKHGKEIIDYDHPLMESILKETYGIMVYQEQVMQIAGSLASYSLGEGDVLRRAMGKKDIKQMLQERTKFCERARKNGINADLATIIFDKMEKFASYGFNKSHAAAYGLITYTTAYLKANYPKEWLAALLTCDSDDIEKVGKLIHEAHSMDICILPPDINESGTNFVATDRGIRFAMGAIRGIGKGLVESIIEEREKRGPYQSIQDFIQRSDLKKVTKKHTENLIDAGCFDVFESDRDFAQATLETLYDTISKEKKEAATGVMTFFSLNTMHQEHPVALTPVTNVVHRSKKEILKKEKELLGIYLTEHPMDAVKDILPQLSVVSPGEFENLPHGSVIRTIFIIDKVTTRISSKAQRKFALLRVNDGVDSYELPIWPEMYAEQQELLEEDRLIYAILSIDKRSESLRLSCRWMRDLSLINGNLLQECDDMFDKIKSQMQKMSYLNLETNKDTNQRKTSTMSKTTDNRSQASVVKLSLDLGQLRHSHLGVLKQILRKYPGSRALSLVFTKDNERVASISPDADYFVSEDTSGLQRDLENSQLPVRFIAV; encoded by the coding sequence GTGACTTGGATACCTCTTCACTGTCATTCTCAATATTCCATTCTAGATGCTACAAGCTCGATTAAGAGCTTCGTAGCAAAGGCAAAGGAATATCAAATTCCTTCTCTAGCATTAACAGATCATGGAAATTTATACGGAGCTATTGAATTTTATAAAGAGTGTCAACAAAACGACATTAAGCCTATCATTGGCTGTGAAATTTATGTGGCTCCGACTTCACGCTTTGATAAGAAAAAAGAGAAAAAAAGTCGCGTAGCAAATCATCTCATTCTTTTATGTAAAAATGAACAGGGTTATCGTAATCTCTGCTTATTGTCTTCCCTAGCATTCACTGAAGGGTTTTATTATTTCCCTAGAATAGATAGAGAACTTCTCAGTCAACATTCTGAGGGTCTTATTTGTCTATCTGCCTGCCTATCTGGCTCTGTAGCTCAAGCTGCTTTAGATTCTGAAGAAGCTCTTGAAAAAGACCTTCGTTGGTATCAAAACCTATTTGGTGATGATTTTTATAGCGAAATTCAACTTCATAAAATGTCTGAGGAAAAAATTGTCTCCTTGGGAGAAGAGTGGTTAAAACACGAGTATCATCAATTTATCGAGGCTCAAGTAAAAGTTAATCAGGCTGTATTAAAAACTAGTAGGGATTTAGGAATTCGTTCAGTAGCTACTAATGATATTCATTATATCCATCCTAATGACTGGTTAGCGCATGAAATTCTTCTCAATGTACAACTAGGGGAAACAATAAGAATTGCAAAACAAAATACCTATATCCCTAATCCTAAGAGAAAAACATTTCGTAGTAGAGAGTATTATTTTAAGTCTCCAGAAGAAATGGCAATTTTATTTGCTGATCATCCAGAAACAATCTCCAATACTTTAGAGGTTGCAGATAAATGTAATCTTGAATTGAATCTTTCAAATAAGCACTACCCTATTTACGTTCCTGAGTTTCTTAAAGAAAAGCAAACGTATACGGAAGCAGAACGTTACGAAGCTTCTTCAGCTTTTCTTCGCGAGCTTTGCGAACAAGGATTATCTACAAAATATACTCTGGAACAGCTTAGTCATATCTCTAAAAAATTTCCTGATAGAGATCCTTTAGAATTAGTTAAAGAACGATTGGAAATGGAAATGTCAATTATCATCCCTAAAGGGATGTGCGACTATCTCCTTATTGTTTGGGATATTATACGTTGGGCAAAAGATAATGGAATCCCTGTAGGTCCTGGACGTGGTTCTGGAGCTGGATCTGTGATGTTATTTTTATTAGGAATTACAGAAATAGAACCTATCCGATTCGATCTGTTTTTTGAAAGATTCATTAATCCCGAGCGTTTATCCTATCCCGATATCGATATCGATATTTGTATGGCGGGGCGAGAACGCGTTATCAGTTATGCAATAGAACGCCATGGGAAAGATAACGTAGCTCAGATTATTACTTTTGGAACTATGAAAGCCAAAATGGCTGTGAAAGATGTAGGAAGGACTTTGGACGTTTCTCTTTCTAAAGTTAACCACATCGCCAAGCATATCCCAGAACTTAATACTACATTAGCAAAAGCTTTAGAAACAGATCCCCATCTAAATGAGTTGTACACCAATGATTCTGAGGCTGCTCAGGTTATTGATATGGCGATGCATCTAGAAGGATCTATCCGCAATACAGGAGTACATGCTGCTGGAGTTATTATTTGTGGAGACCGCTTAACTAATCACATCCCCATCTGTATTTCTAAAGATTCTACAATGATTACTACACAATTTTCCATGAAGCCTTTGGAAAGTGTGGGGATGCTTAAAGTGGACTTCTTAGGATTAAAAACTTTAACGAGTATCCATATTGCTATTCATGCAATCCAAAAGAAAACTGGCAAGCTATTAGAAATGGCCTCTCTTCCCTTGGATGACAAAACAACATTTGCTCTTTTGCATCAAGGCAAGACAATGGGGATATTCCAAATGGAATCTAAAGGGATGCAAGAGTTAGCAAAAAATCTTCGCCCCGATTCCTTTGAAGAAATCATCGCCATAGGTGCTTTATATCGTCCTGGCCCTATGGATATGATTCCCTCCTTCATTAATCGAAAGCATGGCAAAGAGATCATAGATTACGATCATCCTCTTATGGAGTCTATTCTCAAAGAAACCTACGGCATTATGGTTTACCAAGAGCAAGTTATGCAAATTGCCGGATCTCTAGCAAGCTATTCCCTAGGGGAAGGTGATGTTTTACGTCGTGCTATGGGGAAAAAAGATATCAAGCAGATGCTTCAAGAGCGCACGAAGTTTTGTGAACGCGCACGCAAAAATGGTATCAATGCGGATTTAGCAACAATCATTTTCGATAAAATGGAAAAATTTGCTTCCTACGGCTTTAATAAATCCCATGCAGCTGCTTATGGGTTAATTACCTATACAACTGCTTATCTTAAAGCAAATTACCCTAAAGAATGGTTAGCAGCTCTTCTTACCTGCGACTCTGATGATATTGAGAAAGTCGGGAAACTCATTCACGAAGCACATAGCATGGATATCTGTATCCTTCCTCCTGATATTAATGAGTCAGGAACAAACTTTGTTGCTACAGATAGAGGTATTCGTTTTGCTATGGGAGCCATTCGAGGTATAGGTAAGGGTCTAGTAGAAAGTATCATTGAGGAAAGAGAGAAACGTGGGCCGTATCAAAGCATACAAGATTTTATCCAACGTTCTGATTTAAAGAAGGTCACTAAGAAGCACACAGAAAACTTAATCGATGCAGGATGTTTCGATGTTTTTGAGTCTGATAGAGACTTTGCTCAAGCCACTTTAGAAACCCTCTATGACACAATATCTAAAGAGAAGAAAGAAGCTGCTACCGGAGTTATGACATTCTTTTCTTTAAATACTATGCATCAAGAACATCCTGTAGCGTTAACTCCAGTTACAAATGTTGTTCATAGGTCAAAAAAAGAAATACTCAAGAAAGAGAAAGAGTTATTAGGTATCTATCTTACTGAGCACCCTATGGATGCTGTTAAAGATATTCTACCTCAGCTCTCTGTTGTCAGCCCTGGAGAGTTTGAAAATCTCCCCCACGGTTCGGTAATTCGGACTATATTCATTATCGATAAGGTCACAACACGAATTTCTTCAAAAGCACAAAGAAAATTTGCTTTATTACGTGTTAACGACGGTGTTGACTCTTATGAATTACCTATATGGCCCGAAATGTATGCTGAACAACAGGAACTTTTAGAAGAAGATCGTTTAATTTATGCTATTTTATCTATCGATAAACGTAGTGAATCTTTACGCTTATCTTGCCGGTGGATGAGGGACCTGTCTCTTATTAATGGAAATCTCCTCCAAGAATGCGACGATATGTTTGATAAGATCAAAAGTCAGATGCAGAAAATGTCGTATTTAAACTTAGAAACCAATAAAGATACGAATCAGAGGAAAACATCTACTATGTCAAAAACTACTGACAATCGATCTCAAGCTTCTGTAGTTAAATTATCTCTTGATCTTGGACAATTACGCCATAGCCACCTGGGCGTATTAAAACAAATCCTGCGCAAATATCCCGGATCTCGTGCTCTCTCTCTAGTTTTCACGAAGGATAATGAGCGCGTCGCCTCCATCTCTCCCGATGCAGACTATTTTGTTTCTGAAGATACTAGCGGCCTTCAGAGGGACTTAGAAAATTCTCAACTTCCTGTTCGATTTATTGCTGTTTAA
- the pgtP gene encoding MFS transporter → MNIWTKFFQPPKHIKELDDPELVKKQYKYWRIRIFYSMFIGYVFYYFTRKSFTFAMPTLMTDLGFDKAQLGIIGSTLYISYGVSKFVSGLMSDQSNPRYFMALGLIITGLTNIFFGMSSSILLFALWWGLNGWFQGWGWPPCARLLTHWYSKSERGTWWSVWSTSHNIGGALIPILTGFAIDCCGWRGAMFIPGVLCIIMGFVLINRLRDTPQSLGLPAIEKHRKEQESQKHEETTADILEEEAEKELSTKEILFTYVLKNKWIWLLSFASFFIYVVRMAVNDWSALFLIETKRYVAVKANFCVSLFEIGGLFGMLIAGWLSDKISKGKRGPMNVVFSLGLLFSILGMWYGRNEDIWWLDGTLLFVIGFFLFGPQMMIGLAAAELSHKKAAGTASGFAGWFAYFGAAFAGYPLGKIAQDWGWRGFFIALLGCALIALVLFLPTWNASERSLQTKK, encoded by the coding sequence ATGAATATTTGGACCAAATTCTTTCAGCCTCCCAAGCACATTAAAGAACTTGATGATCCAGAATTAGTCAAAAAACAATACAAGTATTGGAGAATTCGAATCTTCTACAGCATGTTTATAGGGTATGTCTTCTACTATTTCACAAGGAAGAGTTTTACCTTTGCCATGCCCACACTGATGACGGACCTTGGTTTTGATAAAGCACAATTAGGGATCATCGGGAGCACTTTATACATCAGCTATGGCGTCAGCAAGTTCGTTAGCGGTCTCATGTCTGATCAGTCAAACCCTCGTTATTTCATGGCATTGGGTTTAATTATCACAGGACTTACGAACATCTTCTTCGGAATGTCCTCTTCAATCTTGTTGTTTGCTTTGTGGTGGGGACTTAATGGTTGGTTTCAAGGCTGGGGTTGGCCTCCATGCGCTCGTCTACTAACTCATTGGTATTCAAAATCTGAAAGAGGCACTTGGTGGAGTGTATGGAGCACTTCGCATAACATTGGTGGAGCTTTAATTCCTATTCTTACGGGATTTGCTATTGACTGTTGTGGTTGGCGTGGGGCTATGTTCATCCCTGGTGTATTATGTATTATCATGGGGTTTGTTTTAATCAATCGTCTTCGTGATACACCTCAATCCTTAGGTCTTCCTGCTATTGAAAAACATAGAAAAGAACAGGAGTCTCAGAAACATGAAGAAACAACGGCAGATATTTTAGAAGAAGAAGCAGAAAAAGAATTATCTACTAAAGAGATTCTCTTTACTTATGTTCTGAAAAACAAATGGATCTGGTTACTATCTTTTGCTTCATTTTTCATTTACGTTGTTCGTATGGCTGTAAATGATTGGAGCGCCTTATTCTTGATTGAGACAAAACGTTACGTTGCTGTTAAAGCTAACTTCTGCGTCTCTTTATTTGAAATCGGTGGGCTTTTTGGCATGTTAATTGCTGGATGGTTATCCGATAAGATTTCCAAAGGCAAGCGCGGTCCGATGAATGTTGTATTTTCTTTAGGATTGTTATTTTCAATTTTAGGCATGTGGTATGGTCGCAATGAAGATATCTGGTGGTTAGACGGCACCCTACTCTTCGTCATCGGCTTCTTCCTATTTGGTCCTCAGATGATGATTGGTTTAGCAGCTGCGGAATTATCTCATAAAAAAGCTGCGGGGACTGCTAGTGGTTTCGCAGGTTGGTTTGCTTATTTCGGAGCAGCATTTGCAGGCTATCCTTTAGGGAAAATCGCACAAGATTGGGGCTGGAGAGGTTTCTTCATTGCTCTTCTAGGTTGTGCTTTAATTGCTTTGGTTTTATTCCTTCCTACATGGAATGCCTCCGAGAGAAGTTTACAAACTAAAAAGTAA
- the hisS gene encoding histidine--tRNA ligase, whose translation MKVALPKGVFDIFPYITDAKHMWRHTFLWHRVEDVIHEVCDLYGFSEIRTPVFEKSEVFLHVGEQSDIVKKEMYTFLDKKGRSLTLRPEGTAPIARSFIDNPMSRRDDNKFYYILPMFRYERQQSGRYRQHHQFGLEAIGVRHPLRDAEVLSLLWHFYSAVGLQHMQIQLNFLGGELTRKRYDQVLREYFFQYLDSLSSLSRERFNANLLRILDSKEPEDQEIIKSAPPILDYISDEDRKYFDEILSALNTLDIPHSINPRLVRGLDYYTDVVFEAITTFGGHSYALGGGGRYDGLIGASGGPVTPACGFGVGLERVIQTLLAQGNLTLPFSQKLRLIPVDSEADSFCFVWAQHLRSLGIPTEVDWTHKKLKIALKTADAEKVTFVCPIGERELLSEELTIKNMSLRQEFSGSKQEIEQRLLYEIQNTSL comes from the coding sequence GTGAAAGTAGCTTTACCCAAAGGGGTTTTCGATATATTCCCTTATATTACTGATGCAAAACATATGTGGAGGCATACTTTCTTATGGCATCGGGTAGAAGATGTTATTCATGAAGTATGTGATTTATATGGATTTTCAGAGATCCGGACACCTGTTTTTGAAAAGTCAGAGGTATTTTTACATGTCGGAGAGCAAAGCGACATTGTAAAAAAAGAAATGTATACTTTTCTGGATAAGAAAGGACGGTCATTAACGCTACGACCAGAGGGAACAGCTCCGATAGCACGCTCATTCATAGATAATCCTATGAGTCGACGCGACGATAATAAATTTTATTATATCCTTCCTATGTTTCGTTATGAGCGTCAACAATCGGGAAGATACCGTCAGCACCATCAATTTGGTTTAGAAGCTATAGGAGTGCGACATCCTCTTCGTGATGCGGAAGTTCTAAGTTTGCTTTGGCATTTTTATTCAGCAGTAGGTTTGCAGCATATGCAAATTCAATTGAATTTTTTAGGAGGAGAGCTCACGCGTAAGCGTTATGATCAGGTTTTGCGCGAGTATTTTTTTCAATATTTAGACTCCTTATCTTCTTTGAGCAGGGAAAGGTTTAATGCAAATCTATTGAGAATATTAGATTCTAAAGAACCAGAAGACCAAGAGATTATTAAATCGGCCCCCCCGATTCTTGACTATATTTCCGATGAAGATCGAAAATATTTTGATGAAATTCTTTCTGCTTTAAATACTTTGGATATTCCTCACTCTATTAATCCAAGATTGGTTCGAGGTTTAGACTACTATACTGATGTAGTTTTTGAAGCGATCACGACATTTGGAGGCCACTCCTATGCTTTGGGAGGAGGTGGGCGTTATGATGGACTGATTGGTGCATCTGGGGGGCCAGTCACTCCTGCTTGTGGTTTTGGAGTTGGTTTGGAAAGGGTGATTCAAACGTTATTAGCTCAGGGGAATTTAACCCTTCCATTTTCCCAGAAATTGCGTTTGATTCCTGTTGATTCAGAAGCAGATTCTTTTTGTTTTGTTTGGGCCCAACATTTACGTAGTTTGGGAATCCCTACAGAAGTAGATTGGACACATAAGAAATTGAAAATTGCTTTAAAAACAGCAGATGCAGAGAAAGTGACTTTTGTTTGTCCAATAGGAGAAAGAGAATTGCTTTCTGAGGAATTGACCATTAAAAATATGTCTTTACGTCAAGAATTCTCTGGTTCAAAGCAAGAGATAGAGCAAAGGTTGCTATATGAAATACAGAACACATCGTTGTAA